The following coding sequences are from one Ornithodoros turicata isolate Travis chromosome 1, ASM3712646v1, whole genome shotgun sequence window:
- the LOC135378097 gene encoding E3 ubiquitin-protein ligase ZNRF2-like, whose amino-acid sequence MGGKQSTTTSNSRGLPSGSADSGTATSTGAAGETGGGLSLLAGPHRSVSGSSADARIRARSLSSVLNGHSGQPLTIPPTQSGFGTPDSPPESGASTPDSMPFGRVFAAHSLPVQFVSFNGIKCPVCSKFVLPDDVECHLVMCLTKPRISYNDDVLTEDKGECVICLEDLTQGDTIARLPCLCIYHKRCIDAWFEVNRSCPEHPLD is encoded by the exons ATGGGCGGTAAACAAAGCACGACTACATCGAATTCACGAGGACTACCTTCTGGATCTGCCGACAGTGGGACGGCGACATCCACTGGAGCTGCAGGGGAGACAGGAGGTGGACTGTCTCTGTTGGCAGGTCCTCACCGATCTGTGTCAGGGTCGAGTGCCGATGCTAGAATTCGGGCTCGGAGTCTATCCAGTGTGTTGAACGGACACTCAGGACAACCCCTCACTATACCACCAACGCAAAGTGGTTTCGGAACCCCTGACTCGCCTCCTGAGTCAGGAGCCAGCACACCGGATAGTATGCCGTTCGGTAGGGTCTTTGCAGCGCACTCGCTCCCTGTGCAGTTCGTGTCTTTCAACG GAATCAAGTGTCCTGTATGTTCCAAATTTGTCCTGCCAGATGACGTTGAGTGTCATCTTGTCATGTGCTTGACGAAGCCCCGCATCAGTTACAATG ATGACGTCCTAACCGAAGACAAGGGAGAGTGTGTAATCTGCCTTGAGGACCTGACACAAGGGGACACAATTGCTCGACTACCTTGCCTTTGCATATATCACAAGAG GTGTATAGACGCCTGGTTCGAAGTCAACCGCTCGTGCCCTGAACACCCACTCGACTGA
- the LOC135378099 gene encoding sodium-coupled neutral amino acid transporter 7-like, whose translation MSCIQEVAVDGVDVHVVTRTTGSVRLPSFVDQESITSSAPARREHSDSSWYAAVFLIINAALGAGLLDFPQAFDQAGGIAASLILQAVVLIFVVVALLVLARCAETYKCSTYQEVVQHTCGMHFQRICSIAIALYCYGTCITFLVIIGDFSDRLFASLYDASFCLKWYMRRDFVITAVSVFTILPMCFSQKIDFLKIPSALGVLSAFYLVFLVVLQYYIGGYVPQEMQREPGSVADVFGVIPVICFGYQCHVSSVPIYSCMEDRRIKTFSKTVLTAIFLTALMYTIAGVYGYLTFGHAVVSDILEMYDASNIFVLIGIVAMAAKIVTTYPILAFCGRIAVNDLYVQIKTHVEHITERQELWRRILVTSVWFTTSLIVACLVPGIGLVIHIIGSLAAVFIFVFPGICLLLTSMEKDVLYYYARTKWTMAASVLFIAIGMFIFGQVLTQSIMEATVGNGHASKISLCHLPALADILIGVAKY comes from the exons ATGTCGTGCATTCAGGAAGTGGCAGTGGACGGCGTTGATGTGCATGTAGTTACACGTACAACCGGCAGTGTACGACTGCCGAGTTTTGTGGATCAAGAAAGCATAACATCAAGTGCACCTGCAAGACGTGAACATTCAG ATTCTAGCTGGTATGCGGCTGTCTTCCTGATAATCAATGCAGCATTAGGAGCAGGATTGCTGGATTTTCCCCAAGCATTTGACCAAGCTGGAGGGATTGCGGCATCACTCATCCTCCAAGCA GTGGTGCTGATCTTTGTAGTTGTCGCTCTCCTAGTGCTGGCACGCTGTGCTGAGACGTACAAGTGTAGTACATATCAGGAGGTGGTGCAACATACTTGTGGCATGCACTTCCAGCGTATCTGCTCCATTGCCATTGCGCTTTACTGCTATGGCACATGCATAACCTTTCTAGTCATCATCGGAGACTTCTCAGACAGAC TGTTTGCCTCCCTGTATGATGCTTCGTTCTGTTTGAAGTGGTACATGCGAAGGGATTTTGTGATCACGGCTGTTTCTGTCTTCACAATTCTTCCAATGTGCTTCTCACAGAAAATCGATTTTCTGAAGATTCCAAG TGCCCTTGGAGTACTTTCAGCTTTCTACTTGGTATTTCTTGTAGTACTGCAGTACTACATAGGTGGGTATGTCCCACAGGAAATGCAGCGAGAACCAGGATCAGTAGCTGATGTGTTTGGTGTTATACCAGTCATCTGCTTTGGATATCAG TGCCATGTGAGTTCTGTGCCAATTTATTCGTGCATGGAGGATCGTCGTATAAAAACCTTTTCGAAGACCGTGCTCACTGCAATATTTCTGACAGCCCTCATGTATACAATAGCTGGAGTCTATGGTTACCTGACTTTTGGCCATGCAGTGGTCAGTGATATTCTCGAAATGTACGATGCTAGCAACATATTTGTGTTGATTGGGATTGTTGCCATGGCTGCAAAGATTGTGACAACCTATCCAATCCTAGCTTTCTGTGGAAG GATTGCGGTCAATGACCTGTATGTCCAAATAAAGACTCACGTGGAACACATTACCGAACGTCAGGAGCTTTGGCGGAGGATTTTGGTTACCTCCGTGTGGTTCACAACCTCTCTTATAGTCGCATGCCTTGTGCCTGGCATTGGTCTGGTGATCCACATCATTGGTTCCCTGGCTGCAGTCTTCATCTTTGTCTTTCCAG GTATTTGCCTACTCCTCACTTCAATGGAAAAAGATGTGCTGTACTATTATGCAAGGACAAAATGGACGATGGCAGCATCAGTATTGTTCATTGCAATTGGAATGTTTATCTTTGGGCAGGTATTGACACAGTCTATTATGGAGGCTACTGTAGGTAATGGACATGCATCAAAAATAAGCTTGTGTCATCTTCCTGCTCTAGCAGATATACTCATTGGTGTAGCCAAATACTAG